The following are from one region of the Cupriavidus sp. D39 genome:
- the ltrA gene encoding group II intron reverse transcriptase/maturase: MHGREKSDSAIVATKPANKAWKRAAEWVEPRAGTKGNTGQPHTRRAQNRASVSQGLERVRQAAKQRKKERFTALMHHITIDRLRDSFFALKRNAAPGVDGVTWRYYEAGLEEHLQRLHAQVQSGAYRALPVRRQYIPKPDGKQRPLGIAALEDKIVQRAVVDVLNGIYETDFLGFSYGFRPGRSQHDALDALATAITSTPVNWILDADIRSFFDSVSQDWLIRFMEHRIGDPRIIRLVRKWLKAGVLEDGEWSVSEEGTPQGAVISPLLANVYLHYVFDLWANRWRRREAKGNVIISRYADDVVVGFEHEADARHFWDAMRLRLEEFSLVLHPDKTRLLEFGRNAAGRRKRHGLGRPETFSFLGLVYICGKSRRGAFQLQRKTRGDRMQAKLRQIKEELRRRMHEPIPIQGHWLRQVVRGYFAYHAVPTNSRALVAFRYHVTNLWRRSLRRRSQKDAMTWARMTRLADDWLPRPRILHPWPSDRFAVKHPRWEPGA, translated from the coding sequence ATGCACGGACGGGAGAAGTCAGACTCCGCCATAGTAGCGACGAAGCCCGCGAACAAGGCCTGGAAACGGGCTGCGGAGTGGGTGGAGCCAAGGGCGGGGACCAAGGGGAACACGGGTCAGCCACACACGCGCCGGGCACAGAACCGGGCAAGCGTGTCACAGGGGTTGGAACGTGTACGGCAAGCGGCAAAGCAGCGGAAGAAGGAACGGTTTACCGCGCTTATGCACCATATCACGATCGACAGGCTTCGGGATTCGTTCTTTGCGCTTAAACGCAATGCGGCCCCCGGAGTGGACGGCGTGACGTGGCGGTACTACGAGGCGGGACTGGAAGAACATCTCCAGCGCTTGCACGCGCAAGTACAGAGCGGAGCGTATCGGGCGCTGCCCGTTCGGCGGCAGTACATACCGAAGCCGGATGGCAAGCAGCGTCCGTTGGGGATTGCGGCGCTGGAGGATAAGATTGTCCAGCGCGCGGTGGTTGACGTGCTCAACGGGATATACGAGACAGATTTCCTCGGTTTCTCGTACGGGTTCCGGCCCGGGCGTAGCCAGCACGATGCGCTGGACGCGCTGGCAACGGCGATCACCAGCACCCCGGTGAACTGGATTTTAGACGCCGACATTCGGAGCTTCTTCGACTCGGTCAGCCAGGATTGGCTGATCCGATTCATGGAGCACCGGATTGGCGATCCACGCATCATCCGCCTTGTGCGCAAGTGGCTCAAGGCGGGCGTCCTGGAGGACGGAGAATGGAGCGTCAGTGAAGAAGGCACGCCACAGGGGGCTGTGATTTCGCCCCTGCTCGCGAACGTCTATCTGCACTACGTCTTCGATCTCTGGGCTAACCGGTGGCGACGGCGCGAAGCCAAGGGCAACGTCATCATCTCGCGGTACGCGGATGATGTGGTGGTCGGCTTTGAGCACGAAGCTGACGCGCGGCACTTCTGGGATGCGATGCGACTGAGGTTGGAGGAGTTCTCGCTGGTGCTTCACCCGGACAAGACGCGGCTGCTTGAGTTTGGCCGCAATGCAGCGGGCAGGCGCAAGCGGCATGGTCTTGGCCGACCGGAGACCTTCTCGTTCCTGGGCCTCGTCTATATCTGTGGCAAATCCCGTCGCGGTGCCTTCCAGCTTCAGCGGAAGACCCGTGGCGACCGCATGCAGGCGAAACTCAGGCAAATTAAGGAGGAGTTACGGCGGCGCATGCATGAACCAATACCCATCCAAGGGCACTGGCTCAGGCAAGTGGTACGCGGCTATTTTGCGTACCACGCGGTTCCTACGAACTCGCGGGCGCTCGTGGCATTTCGTTATCACGTTACCAATCTCTGGCGGCGCTCGCTGCGGCGGCGCAGCCAGAAAGATGCCATGACGTGGGCGCGGATGACCCGGCTCGCCGATGACTGGCTCCCGAGACCTCGAATTCTTCATCCGTGGCCCAGCGACAGATTCGCCGTCAAACACCCAAGGTGGGAGCCCGGTGCCTGA